Within the Mycobacterium gordonae genome, the region TGGTGCGCGCGGCGCTGTCCGAGACGGGGCACTCACAGTTCGTCGTCGCCGAGGTGCGGGCGGCGGTGACGTCCAGCGGCAAGCAGCGCAGCCGGCTGGCGCTGTGGTCGCGCCGGCTGCTCGGCGAGGCGATCACGCAGGCTCAGTTCCTGCTCGCCGATCACGACGAACTGGTCGACCTGGTGGTCTCCGGGACGGGCGGTCTCGGCCAGCTGGGCGCGTTCTTCGAACGGCTGCAGCGCACGCATGACAGCCGCATGCGCGAATTGGGGCCTGGGCTAGCGGGTGCAGGTGGCCAGGGCGGAGTTGTTGGCCGACGCCTTCACCAGCTGCCCCTGCGCGTTGACGATCGAGCAGTTCAACTGGCCGTAGAGGCTCGTCGCGATCACCGATTCGGTCTGCACGCCCGGATTGAGCACGACAACCTTGGTCCAGGGCAGCGCGACGTTGAATTCGGTGACCGGAAAGCCGCGCGCGTCCGTGTAGGCGACGTTGACCAGGTCGAACAGCGCCTTGGTGCCCGTCACGCTGTAGACGATGGTGCGCGGGTCGATCGTCGCGCCCGGGGGAGTCGCCGCCGGGGCAGGGGCAGCGTTCGGCAGCCGGGTCGGCGGGGTCGCCGTCTTGGTCGGCGCGTTGCCGGGAGTCAGAGTGGTCACCGTCTCGGGCGGCAGCCCGGTGTTGGGCGGGGTGGGCGGGGCACTGGTCGCGGCGCTCGGTGGCGCACTGGATCGGGGCGCTGTGACGGCTGTTCTCGGCGCTGGCACCCCGACCGTCGCCTTGGTGGTCGCACTGTCGCCGCTGTTGATGATGACCGCCGTGGCGATCGCGCCGACCGCGACGATGGCGCCCACGAACAACGCGACCGGGCGCCAACGGCGGTCGGTTGGCCACGCCCATTCTTCGTCGTCTTCTTCGTCGGCCTGATCCCAGCTGTCCGTCGCGGGGTCCTCGTCGAAGTCCTCGGCGTAGCCGGCTACGCAGGGTTCATCGCCCGGGAACTCTCTGAGGTCTCGGACGATGTCGTGGAGGGTGTCACGGATGGTACTGATGATGCCGATGTTAATGACGTGATCTACACGTCGCCGGGAGCGGACGAAGGCTAGACCGAATCGTGACGGGTTTGTTCACTAACCGCGAACTGTCCGGTTCGGGGATGGGGCGCAGTGCCGGTCTGGCCCGTCTACTAGCCTGCTGCACAGACGCCTGCGATGAAAACGCCAACGGAAGGGGCCCCCGTGGAGGTCAAGATCGGTATCACGGACAGTCCGCGCGAGCTGGTGTTCTCCAGTACGCAGACGCCCGGAGAGGTAGAAGAACTGGTCGGAGCGGCGCTGCGCGACGATGCCGGTCTGCTGAGCCTGAATGACGAGCGCGGCCGGCGTTTCCTGATCAATGCGGCCAAGATCGCTTACGTTGAGATCGGTGTTTCCGACGCACGCCGGGTGGGTTTCGGGGTCGGCGCTGAGGCGATGGCCAAAGCCAAGGCTTAGGAGCGAGTGAGCGGCACGTGTGACAGGCCGCCCCAGGCGAACTGCACCGTGCCCTCGACCGCGTCGG harbors:
- a CDS encoding superantigen-like protein SSL4, producing the protein MVRDLREFPGDEPCVAGYAEDFDEDPATDSWDQADEEDDEEWAWPTDRRWRPVALFVGAIVAVGAIATAVIINSGDSATTKATVGVPAPRTAVTAPRSSAPPSAATSAPPTPPNTGLPPETVTTLTPGNAPTKTATPPTRLPNAAPAPAATPPGATIDPRTIVYSVTGTKALFDLVNVAYTDARGFPVTEFNVALPWTKVVVLNPGVQTESVIATSLYGQLNCSIVNAQGQLVKASANNSALATCTR
- a CDS encoding DUF3107 domain-containing protein; protein product: MEVKIGITDSPRELVFSSTQTPGEVEELVGAALRDDAGLLSLNDERGRRFLINAAKIAYVEIGVSDARRVGFGVGAEAMAKAKA